The following are encoded together in the Salvia hispanica cultivar TCC Black 2014 chromosome 6, UniMelb_Shisp_WGS_1.0, whole genome shotgun sequence genome:
- the LOC125195071 gene encoding uncharacterized protein LOC125195071, whose translation MDNWQRQTKHLNSNIKNNVVQFLLKHNHDGVLARGAVMEVAETFEVSRKIVYRLWKAAKEQMQRGEPASMEGKIKGYHHADILQLDEEKVRNLSTLERASLRKMAVIVNVSKSTVGQWVKQGKLRPHTNAIKPTLTNMNKLARVRWSLSQLQPQITQDRVQYQSMHNVVHIDEKWFYMTKASDRYYLLPDEDEPYRSCKSKRFITKVMFMCAVSRPHFGMDGQKTYDGKVGIFPFTEVLPAQRKSKNRPRGSWKPSQYV comes from the coding sequence ATGGATAATTGGCAGAGGCAAACCAAACACTTGAACAGCAACATCAAGAACAATGTGGTGCAGTTTCTACTCAAGCACAACCATGATGGAGTGCTTGCAAGAGGGGCTGTAATGGAGGTAGCAGAGACATTTGAGGTCAGTAGGAAGATCGTGTACAGGCTATGGAAGGCAGCCAAGGAGCAGATGCAAAGGGGAGAACCTGCAAGCATGGAAGGAAAGATTAAAGGATACCATCATGCTGACATATTACAACTTGATGAAGAAAAGGTTAGAAACTTATCTACTCTTGAGAGAGCTTCATTGAGAAAAATGGCTGTCATAGTGAATGTTAGCAAGAGCACAGTAGGTCAGTGGGTGAAGCAAGGTAAATTAAGGCCACATACAAATGCAATCAAACCTACCCTCACCAATATGAATAAGCTAGCAAGAGTTAGATGGAGTCTTAGTCAACTTCAGCCACAAATTACTCAAGATAGAGTTCAATATCAGAGCATGCACAATGTAGTGCATATAGATGAAAAATGGTTCTATATGACCAAGGCATCAGACAGGTACTACCTCTTGCCGGATGAGGATGAGCCATATAGGTCATGCAAATCCAAGAGATTCATCACCAAAGTTATGTTTATGTGTGCTGTCAGTAGACCACATTTTGGTATGGATGGGCAGAAAACTTATGATGGTAAGGTGGGAATATTTCCCTTCACTGAAGTACTGCCAGCACAGAGGAAGTCAAAGAACAGACCCAGAGGGTCATGGAAACCAAGCCAATACGTTTAG